The Campylobacter sp. CN_NE2 genome contains a region encoding:
- a CDS encoding DUF3226 domain-containing protein, whose product MRIFVEGESDKIFIKFYLEHLNINDNYKITVVGEEDKKGGKDNIIHTNEIEKIEDKFLVIFDADDDLEAAKDNIKEQISNINSNAQYEIFLFPNNKDNGNLETLYVKIATNTKFIECFEKYKKCINQQLSNKSKIYAYLEACGLKTNYEKIKLDELRNAFNFEDDYLKPLKEFLEKNLGGAQ is encoded by the coding sequence ATGAGAATTTTTGTTGAAGGCGAAAGTGATAAAATTTTTATAAAATTTTATTTAGAACATTTAAATATAAATGATAATTACAAAATTACAGTCGTAGGCGAAGAAGATAAAAAAGGTGGAAAAGATAATATTATCCATACCAATGAAATAGAAAAAATTGAAGATAAATTTTTGGTTATTTTCGATGCCGATGATGATTTAGAAGCAGCCAAAGATAATATTAAAGAACAAATAAGCAATATAAATTCAAATGCTCAATATGAAATTTTTCTTTTTCCAAACAATAAAGACAATGGAAATTTAGAAACATTGTATGTAAAAATTGCCACGAATACAAAATTTATAGAGTGTTTTGAAAAATACAAAAAGTGTATAAATCAGCAACTATCAAACAAATCAAAAATTTATGCGTATTTAGAAGCTTGTGGTTTAAAAACCAATTACGAAAAAATTAAATTAGACGAACTAAGAAATGCTTTTAATTTTGAAGATGATTATTTAAAACCACTAAAAGAATTTTTAGAAAAAAATTTAGGTGGCGCACAATGA
- a CDS encoding DMT family protein: MKPYYTIILLIFSNVLMTIAWYAHLKFTKIPFFSNLGLFGIILFGWCVAFFEYCLLIPANKYGYIGNGGSFDIWQLKVMQEVITLSVFSVFALLIFKSEAFRINHIISFVFLVLAVYFMFKK, from the coding sequence ATGAAACCATACTACACCATAATTTTACTGATTTTTTCAAATGTTTTGATGACGATTGCCTGGTATGCGCACCTGAAATTTACCAAAATCCCGTTTTTTAGCAACCTTGGGCTTTTTGGGATTATTCTATTTGGCTGGTGCGTGGCGTTTTTCGAGTATTGTCTGCTGATCCCAGCCAATAAATACGGCTACATCGGCAACGGCGGTTCGTTTGACATTTGGCAACTAAAAGTCATGCAAGAAGTCATCACGCTTAGCGTTTTTAGCGTGTTTGCACTGCTGATTTTCAAAAGCGAAGCCTTTCGGATAAACCACATTATAAGCTTTGTTTTTCTAGTTTTGGCTGTGTATTTTATGTTTAAAAAATAG
- a CDS encoding diaminopimelate dehydrogenase, with the protein MSKIKVGILGYGNLGRGVELAVRNTSDMEVFGVFSRREPASVKTCGASVYSVNEILNFKGKFDVLVLCGGSATDLPTQTPEFAKNFCVVDSFDTHAKIPEHFANVDNAAKGGGNVGIIAIGWDPGLFSLNRLVGESVLESGESYTFWGKGVSQGHSDAIRRIKGVVDARQYTVPIESALASVRAGENPNLSTREKHLRECFVVVEDGADKAKIENEIKTMPNYFADYDTTVHFIDLETLKREHGGIPHGGFVLRSGSTGEHGETKHLIEFSLKLDSNPEFTASVLVAYARAAHRLHKEGKSGAFSIFDIAPALISPKTPEQLRKEIL; encoded by the coding sequence ATGAGTAAAATCAAAGTAGGAATTTTAGGTTATGGAAATTTAGGTCGTGGCGTCGAACTAGCCGTGCGAAACACAAGCGATATGGAAGTTTTTGGCGTTTTTTCTCGCCGTGAGCCAGCTAGCGTGAAAACCTGCGGCGCGAGTGTTTATAGTGTGAATGAAATCTTAAATTTCAAGGGAAAATTCGATGTTTTGGTGCTTTGCGGTGGCTCGGCGACTGATTTGCCAACTCAAACGCCAGAGTTTGCCAAAAACTTCTGCGTTGTCGATAGTTTCGATACACACGCCAAAATCCCTGAACACTTCGCAAATGTAGATAACGCAGCCAAAGGCGGCGGAAATGTCGGCATTATCGCTATTGGCTGGGATCCGGGTCTATTTTCGCTAAACCGCCTTGTGGGCGAAAGCGTGCTAGAAAGCGGCGAGAGCTACACATTTTGGGGCAAAGGCGTGAGCCAAGGGCATTCTGACGCTATCCGCCGAATCAAAGGTGTAGTCGATGCTAGACAATACACAGTGCCGATAGAAAGCGCGTTAGCAAGTGTCAGAGCCGGAGAAAATCCAAATTTAAGCACCCGTGAAAAGCATTTGCGTGAGTGTTTCGTGGTAGTAGAAGACGGCGCAGACAAGGCGAAAATCGAAAACGAAATCAAAACAATGCCAAATTATTTCGCTGATTACGATACGACCGTGCATTTTATCGACCTTGAAACACTAAAACGCGAACACGGCGGAATCCCGCATGGTGGCTTCGTGCTAAGAAGCGGTAGCACAGGAGAGCACGGCGAGACAAAACACCTAATCGAATTTAGCCTAAAACTTGATTCAAACCCTGAATTCACAGCTAGCGTGCTAGTGGCGTATGCAAGAGCGGCGCACCGACTGCATAAAGAGGGCAAAAGCGGTGCATTTAGCATTTTTGACATCGCACCTGCGCTAATCTCGCCAAAAACCCCTGAGCAGCTCAGAAAAGAGATTTTGTAA